One genomic window of Burkholderia diffusa includes the following:
- the cobO gene encoding cob(I)yrinic acid a,c-diamide adenosyltransferase — protein MKTDAESHQRMAERRRAGHEKKQAAATQEKGLLIVNTGNGKGKSTAAFGMAVRVLGHGMRLGVVQFIKGALHTSERDFLGAVAQCDFVTMGDGYTWNTQNRDADIATARKGWDEARRMIESGEYRMVILDELNTVLKYEYLPLDEVLATLVGRPDSVHVVVTGRHAPDALIDAADLVTEMRLVKHPYKEQGVKAQPGVEF, from the coding sequence ATGAAGACCGATGCTGAATCCCACCAGCGGATGGCCGAACGCCGCCGCGCCGGCCATGAAAAGAAGCAGGCTGCCGCCACGCAGGAAAAGGGTCTGCTGATCGTCAACACCGGCAACGGCAAGGGCAAGAGCACGGCCGCGTTCGGCATGGCCGTGCGCGTGCTCGGCCACGGCATGCGGCTCGGCGTCGTGCAGTTCATCAAGGGTGCGCTGCACACGTCCGAGCGCGACTTCCTCGGCGCGGTCGCGCAATGCGACTTCGTGACGATGGGCGACGGCTACACGTGGAACACGCAGAACCGCGACGCCGACATCGCGACCGCGCGCAAGGGCTGGGACGAGGCGCGCCGGATGATCGAGAGCGGCGAGTACCGGATGGTGATCCTCGACGAGCTCAATACCGTGCTGAAGTATGAATATCTGCCGCTCGACGAAGTGCTCGCGACGCTCGTCGGGCGGCCGGATTCGGTGCACGTCGTCGTCACCGGCCGGCATGCGCCCGATGCACTGATCGATGCGGCCGATCTCGTCACCGAAATGCGGCTCGTCAAGCATCCGTACAAGGAGCAAGGCGTGAAGGCGCAGCCCGGCGTGGAGTTCTGA
- a CDS encoding cobalamin biosynthesis protein, giving the protein MMRVALGVGFRADVTAAQLDAAIRAALAHYPGVEPAVVATLADKARARPLRTLCARRGWPLVAFDAARLAQCPEAALSGPSAAALARFGVAGVAEPCARLAAPQGRLLGPKSILGGVTVALAGPL; this is encoded by the coding sequence ATGATGCGCGTCGCGCTCGGCGTCGGTTTTCGCGCGGACGTGACGGCCGCGCAACTCGATGCCGCGATCCGCGCGGCGCTGGCGCATTATCCTGGCGTCGAACCGGCCGTCGTTGCGACGCTCGCCGACAAGGCGCGCGCCCGGCCGCTGCGTACGCTATGCGCACGCCGCGGCTGGCCGCTCGTCGCGTTCGACGCGGCGCGGCTCGCGCAGTGTCCCGAAGCGGCATTGAGCGGCCCTTCGGCTGCCGCGCTCGCGCGTTTCGGCGTCGCAGGCGTGGCCGAGCCGTGCGCGCGGCTCGCGGCGCCGCAGGGCCGGTTGCTCGGCCCCAAATCCATCCTGGGCGGCGTGACGGTCGCGCTCGCCGGCCCGCTCTGA
- the cobA gene encoding uroporphyrinogen-III C-methyltransferase, whose translation MRRSPSPFHCHDTVHAVPRPMSRAWLVGAGPGDAELLTLKAVRAIAAADVLLVDDLVNPDVLRHARADARIEHVGKRGGHASTPQEAIVAAMLAHLHAGRSVARLKGGDPFVFGRGGEELLALGAAGFPVEVVNGITAGIAAPAALGIPVTHRGDAQGVIFVTGHGAGADEPDWRALAATRMTIVIYMGIRRLDAIVAALRDGGVPGDMPCAAIENATRDGQRHVLATLDTVVERVGATHIGSPAIIVIGRVAALADDPAVRAALGGRA comes from the coding sequence ATGCGCCGCTCGCCCTCTCCTTTCCACTGCCACGACACGGTGCACGCCGTGCCGCGTCCGATGAGCCGCGCGTGGCTGGTCGGCGCCGGCCCCGGCGACGCCGAACTGCTGACGCTGAAGGCCGTGCGCGCGATCGCCGCGGCCGACGTGCTGCTCGTCGACGACCTCGTGAACCCCGACGTATTGCGCCATGCGCGCGCCGACGCGCGCATCGAGCATGTCGGCAAGCGCGGCGGCCATGCATCGACGCCGCAGGAAGCGATCGTCGCCGCGATGCTCGCGCACCTGCACGCGGGCCGCAGCGTCGCACGGCTCAAGGGCGGCGATCCGTTCGTGTTCGGCCGCGGCGGCGAGGAGCTGCTCGCACTCGGCGCGGCGGGTTTCCCGGTCGAGGTCGTAAACGGCATCACGGCCGGCATCGCGGCCCCGGCCGCGCTCGGCATTCCGGTCACGCATCGCGGCGACGCGCAGGGCGTGATCTTCGTCACGGGTCACGGCGCGGGCGCCGACGAACCCGACTGGCGCGCGCTCGCCGCGACGCGGATGACGATCGTGATCTACATGGGCATACGCCGGCTCGACGCGATCGTCGCCGCGCTGCGCGACGGCGGCGTGCCGGGCGACATGCCGTGCGCGGCGATCGAGAACGCGACGCGTGACGGGCAGCGGCACGTGCTCGCGACGCTCGACACCGTCGTCGAACGCGTGGGCGCGACCCATATCGGTTCGCCCGCGATCATCGTGATCGGCCGCGTCGCGGCGCTCGCCGACGATCCGGCCGTGCGCGCGGCGCTCGGCGGCCGCGCATGA
- a CDS encoding HoxN/HupN/NixA family nickel/cobalt transporter: protein MLDSFFRLFNDSSSGLRGKIVAIYSLLVAFNVGAWIWAFVAFRHQPVLLGTALLAYVFGLRHAVDADHIAAIDNVTRKLMQEGRSPLGAGLFFSLGHSTVVIVMSVAVALTAASLARFESMKTWGGVISTSVSAFFLLVLAAANLLILISVYRTFRAARRGETIVDADLDMLMNQRGVLARLFRPLFRLVSRSWHLYPVGFLFGFGFDTATEIALFGISATQVQGGLSFWSVMALPVLFTAGMTLVDTTDGILMMGAYRWAYVRPIRKIYYNMTITFVSVLVAALIGGIEVLALLADKLALQGPVWDFSTMVASHFGMLGYVVIGLFLACWIVSAAIYRLKRYDEIDVTLSA, encoded by the coding sequence ATGCTCGACTCGTTCTTCCGCCTGTTCAACGACAGCTCATCCGGGCTGCGCGGCAAAATCGTCGCGATCTATTCATTGCTCGTCGCATTCAACGTCGGTGCGTGGATCTGGGCCTTCGTCGCGTTTCGCCACCAGCCCGTGCTGCTGGGCACCGCGCTGCTCGCCTACGTGTTCGGCCTGCGCCACGCGGTCGACGCCGACCACATCGCCGCGATCGACAACGTCACGCGCAAGCTGATGCAGGAGGGGCGCAGCCCGCTCGGCGCAGGCCTGTTCTTCTCGCTCGGCCATTCGACGGTGGTGATCGTGATGTCGGTCGCGGTCGCGCTGACCGCGGCGTCGCTCGCGCGCTTCGAGAGCATGAAGACCTGGGGCGGCGTGATCAGCACGAGCGTGTCGGCATTCTTCCTGCTGGTGCTCGCGGCCGCCAACCTGCTTATCCTGATTTCCGTCTACCGGACGTTTCGCGCGGCCCGCCGTGGCGAGACGATCGTCGACGCCGACCTCGACATGCTGATGAACCAGCGCGGCGTGCTGGCCCGCCTGTTCCGGCCGTTGTTCCGCCTCGTGTCGCGCAGCTGGCACCTGTATCCGGTCGGCTTTCTGTTCGGCTTCGGCTTCGATACCGCGACCGAAATCGCGTTGTTCGGCATCTCGGCCACACAGGTGCAGGGCGGCCTGTCGTTCTGGTCGGTGATGGCGCTGCCCGTGCTGTTCACCGCGGGCATGACGCTCGTCGACACGACCGACGGCATCCTGATGATGGGCGCGTACCGCTGGGCGTACGTGCGGCCGATCCGCAAGATCTACTACAACATGACGATCACGTTCGTGTCGGTGCTGGTGGCCGCGCTGATCGGCGGCATCGAGGTGCTCGCGCTGCTCGCGGACAAACTGGCGCTGCAGGGCCCCGTGTGGGATTTCTCGACGATGGTCGCATCGCATTTCGGGATGCTCGGCTACGTCGTGATCGGCCTGTTCCTCGCGTGCTGGATCGTGTCGGCCGCGATCTACCGCCTCAAACGCTACGACGAAATCGACGTGACGCTCTCGGCCTGA
- the cobW gene encoding cobalamin biosynthesis protein CobW, whose amino-acid sequence MTLRKLPVTIVTGFLGSGKTTLMRHILQHAAGRRIAVIVNEFGELGIDGEILKGCGIGCEDADGAQGEASGQLYELANGCLCCTVQEEFYPVMEALVERRADIDHVLIETSGLALPKPLVQAFNWPTIRNSFTVDAVVTVVDGPAAASGQFAENPQAVDAQRRADPNLDHESPLHELFADQLSSADLVIVNKADLVADAQFAEVEAAIREEIPPQVKIVRATRGELDVAMLLGLESASEETIHLRHDHHGSADDGDHDHHHDDFDSVVVSGDAGTREATIAALQRIVETHTIYRAKGFAALPDAPMRLVIQGVGRRFDSYFDRRWQDGETRESRFVLIGEDLDAAALQRAFDAACAADLQQA is encoded by the coding sequence ATGACCTTACGCAAGCTTCCCGTCACGATCGTCACGGGCTTTCTCGGCAGCGGCAAGACCACGCTGATGCGCCACATCCTGCAGCACGCCGCAGGCCGCCGCATCGCGGTGATCGTCAACGAATTCGGCGAGCTCGGCATCGACGGCGAAATCCTCAAGGGCTGCGGCATCGGCTGCGAGGACGCGGACGGCGCGCAGGGCGAGGCATCGGGCCAGCTGTACGAACTCGCGAACGGCTGCCTGTGCTGCACCGTGCAGGAGGAGTTCTACCCGGTGATGGAAGCGCTCGTCGAGCGCCGTGCCGACATCGACCACGTGCTGATCGAGACGTCGGGCCTCGCGCTGCCGAAGCCGCTCGTGCAGGCCTTCAACTGGCCGACGATTCGCAACAGCTTCACGGTCGACGCGGTCGTGACCGTTGTCGACGGTCCGGCCGCCGCGAGCGGACAGTTCGCCGAGAACCCGCAGGCCGTCGACGCGCAGCGCCGCGCCGATCCGAATCTCGACCACGAATCGCCGCTGCACGAACTGTTCGCCGACCAGCTTTCGTCCGCCGATCTCGTGATCGTGAACAAGGCCGACCTCGTCGCCGACGCGCAGTTTGCCGAGGTCGAAGCCGCGATCCGCGAGGAAATCCCGCCGCAGGTGAAGATCGTGCGCGCGACCCGCGGCGAACTGGACGTCGCGATGCTGCTTGGGCTCGAATCGGCGTCGGAGGAAACGATCCACCTGCGGCACGATCATCACGGCTCGGCCGACGACGGCGATCACGACCACCATCACGACGATTTCGACTCGGTGGTGGTGTCGGGCGATGCGGGCACGCGCGAGGCGACGATCGCCGCGCTGCAGCGTATCGTCGAGACGCACACGATCTACCGCGCGAAAGGCTTCGCCGCGCTGCCCGATGCGCCGATGCGGCTCGTGATCCAGGGTGTCGGCCGGCGCTTCGACAGCTACTTCGATCGTCGCTGGCAGGATGGCGAAACGCGTGAGAGCCGCTTCGTGCTGATCGGCGAGGACCTCGACGCGGCCGCGCTGCAGCGCGCGTTCGACGCCGCGTGCGCGGCCGACCTGCAACAGGCGTAA
- the cobN gene encoding cobaltochelatase subunit CobN, translated as MHLLRTTPGGFVDDTQGVVRIDQQPADIVILSSADTTLSLLASVVPKLPAGFPSVRLANVTFLRQPASVDFYVDDVLRHAKAVVIDHLGGEAYWPYGIEQAVSLASKRKQRLAMFSGDLQEDPNLVAKSTVAPDLCRLWWRYLREGGMHNAEALLRSIAFHTLGFGDEPEPPRPLPAAALYHPARDPASVDDWRSRWTPGAPVVAILFYRAHWQAANTAVFDALADALVREGLNPLPIAVTSLKDAVSREVITQLCDTHGVALVLNTTAFAAGAIDSPQPDVLAGDAPVLQVILSGGNRDAWVADNQGLHARDIAMHIALPEVDGRIVTRAVSFKGLAYRCPHTEVDVVRYQPDAERIAFVAALARGWCRLRTLDNADKRIALILANYPQSEGRIGNGVGLDTPASALRVLAALRDAGYAVADLPADGDALIARLTEGVTNDPAVHALRPAFQSFALADYVARFARLPAAVRDALNARWGPPEADPTLRQGRFTIAGWRAGNVFVGIQPSRSRGENDYASYHDADLVPPHAYLAFYFWLRDAFGIDAVIHLGKHGNLEWLPGKSVALSDACWPDLTLGPLPHLYPFIVNDPGEGSQAKRRAQAVIVDHLMPPLTRAENYGPLQDLERQVDEYYEALMVDARRAKLLRKTILATIAEHRLHDELSVSPPRDAGDEDALLTRVDAWLCELKEAQIRDGLHVFGVSPTDRQRRDTLLALARFPVGDGKGERAGLIGALARDLALGNDFDPLAADWAAPWTGPRPAVLQALDPSPWRHAGDTRERLERLAQHWLDGLCAAVSGETDADADPAPPGDWPGTLAVLERVRSTLLPSLDACGGEELRQLLRGLDGRFVPPGPSGSPSRGRPDVLPTGRNFYSVDTRAVPTQAAWSLGLKSAQQLIERHLQDHGDYPRAIGLSVWGTATMRTGGDDIAQAFALLGVRPKWAHGSHRVTDFEVLPIEIFDRPRIDVTLRVSGFFRDAFPNLMHLFDAAVQAVAALDEPEALNPIRARVERERAKWIEQGVAPDEARRRAGWRVFGARPGSYGAGLQDLIDQRRWQTDADLADAYRQWGGHAYAQNSAGDAASDVFGERLATIDVVVQNQDSREHDILDSNDYYQFQGGMTAAVRHLSGQQPSIYHGDHANPVAPKMRTLREEIARVIRSRVVNPKWLDGVKRHGYKGAAEMAATVDYLYGYDATARVLSDHQYALVADAYLFDDDTRAFLERHNPKALHGICERFVEAMQRGLWQQPGEYRERIEAVWLDSEQFQEGGRR; from the coding sequence ATGCATCTGCTGCGCACCACGCCGGGCGGCTTCGTCGACGACACGCAGGGCGTCGTCCGGATCGACCAGCAGCCGGCCGACATCGTGATCCTGAGCTCGGCCGACACGACGCTGTCGCTGCTGGCCAGCGTCGTGCCGAAACTGCCTGCCGGCTTTCCGAGCGTGCGGCTTGCGAACGTCACGTTCCTGCGGCAACCGGCGTCGGTCGATTTCTACGTCGACGACGTGCTGCGTCACGCGAAGGCGGTCGTGATCGACCATCTGGGCGGCGAAGCGTACTGGCCGTACGGGATCGAGCAGGCCGTGTCGCTCGCGTCGAAACGCAAGCAGCGGCTCGCGATGTTCTCGGGCGACCTGCAGGAAGACCCGAACCTCGTCGCGAAAAGCACGGTCGCGCCGGATCTGTGCCGGCTGTGGTGGCGCTATCTGCGCGAAGGCGGGATGCACAACGCCGAAGCGTTGCTGCGCAGCATCGCATTCCATACGCTCGGTTTCGGCGACGAACCCGAGCCGCCGCGCCCACTGCCGGCCGCCGCGCTGTATCACCCGGCGCGCGACCCGGCGAGCGTCGACGATTGGCGCTCGCGCTGGACGCCCGGCGCGCCCGTCGTCGCGATCCTGTTCTATCGCGCGCACTGGCAGGCCGCGAACACCGCCGTGTTCGACGCGCTGGCCGATGCGCTCGTGCGCGAGGGGCTCAATCCGCTGCCGATCGCGGTCACGTCGTTGAAAGATGCGGTGAGCCGCGAGGTCATCACGCAGCTGTGCGACACGCACGGCGTCGCGCTCGTGCTGAACACCACAGCCTTCGCGGCCGGCGCGATCGACAGCCCGCAGCCCGACGTGCTCGCCGGCGATGCACCGGTGCTGCAGGTGATCCTGTCCGGCGGCAACCGCGACGCGTGGGTGGCTGACAACCAGGGGCTGCATGCGCGCGACATCGCGATGCACATCGCGTTGCCCGAGGTCGACGGGCGCATCGTCACGCGTGCGGTCAGTTTCAAGGGGCTGGCGTATCGTTGTCCGCACACCGAAGTCGACGTCGTGCGCTACCAGCCGGATGCCGAACGGATCGCGTTCGTCGCGGCGCTCGCGCGCGGCTGGTGCCGGCTGCGCACGCTCGACAACGCCGACAAGCGCATCGCGCTGATCCTCGCGAACTATCCGCAAAGCGAAGGGCGGATCGGCAACGGCGTCGGGCTCGACACGCCGGCGTCCGCGCTGCGCGTACTGGCGGCGCTGCGCGATGCCGGCTACGCCGTGGCCGACCTGCCGGCCGATGGCGACGCGCTGATCGCGCGGCTCACCGAGGGCGTGACCAACGATCCGGCCGTGCACGCGTTGCGCCCCGCGTTCCAGAGCTTCGCGCTGGCCGATTACGTCGCACGTTTCGCGCGGCTGCCGGCCGCCGTGCGCGACGCGCTGAACGCGCGCTGGGGCCCGCCCGAAGCGGACCCGACGCTGCGGCAGGGGCGCTTCACGATCGCCGGCTGGCGCGCGGGCAACGTCTTCGTCGGCATCCAGCCGTCGCGCTCGCGCGGCGAGAACGACTATGCAAGCTATCACGATGCCGATCTCGTGCCGCCGCACGCGTATCTCGCGTTCTATTTCTGGCTGCGCGATGCGTTCGGCATCGACGCGGTCATTCACCTCGGCAAGCACGGCAACCTCGAATGGCTGCCGGGCAAGAGCGTCGCGCTGTCGGACGCGTGCTGGCCCGACCTGACGCTCGGGCCGCTGCCGCACCTGTATCCGTTCATCGTCAACGATCCGGGCGAGGGCAGCCAGGCGAAGCGCCGTGCGCAGGCGGTGATCGTCGATCACCTGATGCCGCCGCTCACGCGTGCGGAAAACTACGGCCCGCTGCAGGATCTCGAACGGCAGGTCGACGAATACTACGAAGCGCTGATGGTCGATGCGCGGCGCGCGAAGCTGCTGCGCAAGACGATCCTCGCGACGATCGCCGAACACCGTCTGCATGACGAACTGAGCGTGTCGCCGCCGCGCGATGCGGGCGACGAGGATGCGCTGCTGACGCGCGTCGATGCGTGGCTGTGCGAATTGAAGGAAGCGCAAATTCGCGACGGGCTGCATGTATTCGGCGTGTCGCCCACCGACCGTCAACGGCGCGATACGCTGCTCGCGCTCGCACGTTTTCCGGTCGGCGACGGCAAGGGCGAACGCGCGGGGCTGATCGGCGCGCTCGCGCGCGATCTCGCGCTCGGCAACGATTTCGATCCGCTCGCGGCCGACTGGGCCGCGCCGTGGACGGGCCCGCGGCCGGCCGTTCTGCAAGCGCTCGACCCATCGCCGTGGCGCCATGCCGGCGACACGCGCGAGCGGCTCGAACGGCTCGCGCAGCATTGGCTCGACGGGCTGTGCGCGGCTGTCTCCGGCGAAACCGACGCCGATGCGGACCCGGCGCCGCCGGGCGACTGGCCCGGCACGCTCGCCGTGCTCGAACGCGTGCGCTCGACGCTGCTGCCGTCACTCGACGCGTGCGGCGGCGAGGAACTGCGCCAGTTGCTGCGCGGGCTCGATGGCCGTTTCGTGCCGCCGGGGCCGAGCGGTTCGCCGTCGCGCGGCCGGCCCGACGTTCTGCCGACGGGCCGCAACTTCTATTCGGTCGATACGCGCGCGGTGCCGACGCAGGCCGCGTGGTCGCTCGGGCTGAAATCCGCGCAGCAGCTGATCGAACGCCATCTGCAGGATCACGGCGACTATCCGCGCGCGATCGGGCTGTCGGTCTGGGGGACGGCCACGATGCGCACTGGCGGCGACGATATCGCGCAGGCATTCGCGCTGCTCGGCGTGCGGCCGAAATGGGCGCACGGCAGCCATCGCGTGACCGACTTCGAGGTCCTGCCGATCGAGATCTTCGACCGGCCGCGCATCGACGTGACGCTGCGCGTGTCGGGCTTCTTCCGCGACGCCTTCCCGAACCTGATGCACCTGTTCGACGCGGCCGTGCAGGCCGTTGCCGCGCTCGACGAGCCGGAGGCGCTGAACCCGATCCGCGCACGCGTCGAGCGCGAACGCGCGAAATGGATCGAGCAGGGCGTGGCGCCGGACGAAGCGCGGCGTCGTGCCGGCTGGCGCGTGTTCGGCGCGCGGCCGGGCAGCTACGGCGCGGGCCTGCAGGACCTGATCGACCAGCGCCGCTGGCAGACCGACGCCGATCTCGCCGATGCGTACCGCCAGTGGGGCGGCCACGCGTACGCGCAGAACAGCGCCGGCGACGCCGCGTCCGACGTGTTCGGCGAACGGCTCGCGACGATCGACGTCGTCGTGCAGAACCAGGACAGCCGCGAACACGACATCCTCGATTCGAACGACTACTACCAGTTCCAGGGCGGGATGACGGCAGCCGTGCGTCACCTGTCCGGGCAACAGCCGAGCATCTATCACGGCGACCATGCGAACCCGGTCGCGCCGAAGATGCGCACGCTGCGCGAGGAAATCGCGCGCGTGATCCGCTCGCGCGTCGTCAACCCGAAATGGCTCGACGGCGTGAAGCGCCACGGCTACAAGGGCGCGGCGGAGATGGCCGCGACCGTCGACTATCTGTACGGCTACGACGCGACCGCGCGCGTGCTGTCGGACCACCAGTACGCGCTCGTTGCCGACGCGTACCTGTTCGACGACGACACGCGCGCGTTCCTCGAACGACATAACCCGAAGGCGCTGCACGGCATCTGCGAACGCTTCGTCGAAGCGATGCAGCGCGGGTTGTGGCAGCAGCCGGGCGAATATCGCGAGCGGATCGAAGCGGTCTGGCTCGACAGCGAGCAATTTCAGGAAGGAGGACGGCGATGA
- a CDS encoding ATP-binding protein, with translation MTDPTTHRARAVFPFAALVAQQPLQQALLLAAIDPSLGGVLVSGPRGTAKSTAARALAELLPEGAFVTLPLSASDEQVTGTLDLAHALAENGVRFRPGLLARAHRGVLYVDEVNLLADGLVDTLLDVAASGVNVVERDGVSHAHDARFVLVGTMNPEEGELRPQLLDRFGLMVELENCFDASQREQIVKARLAFDLDPDAFRARHASAQRELGNRIHAARARLSVLDFDDAVHARVSALCIDAAVDGLRADLVMLRAARALAALEQADAVTVSHVERVADAVLRHRRHAGAPPSSGASQPNAEGVGSRDGRTPPDARRQTDLPPGAALGDATASQGDWGYLPPEPAGMRDVKGVVPLPLKKR, from the coding sequence ATGACCGATCCCACGACGCATCGCGCGCGCGCGGTGTTCCCGTTCGCGGCGCTGGTCGCGCAGCAGCCGCTGCAGCAGGCGCTGCTGCTCGCGGCGATCGACCCGTCGCTCGGCGGCGTGCTCGTCAGCGGGCCGCGCGGTACAGCGAAATCGACCGCCGCACGCGCGCTCGCCGAACTGCTGCCCGAAGGCGCATTCGTCACGCTGCCGTTGTCGGCGAGCGACGAACAGGTCACGGGCACGCTCGATCTCGCCCATGCGCTCGCCGAAAACGGCGTGCGCTTCCGGCCGGGCCTGCTCGCGCGCGCGCATCGCGGCGTGCTGTACGTCGACGAGGTGAACCTGCTCGCCGACGGGCTCGTCGATACGCTGCTCGACGTTGCGGCGAGCGGCGTGAACGTGGTCGAGCGCGATGGCGTGTCGCACGCGCACGACGCGCGTTTCGTGCTGGTCGGCACGATGAATCCCGAGGAAGGCGAACTGCGTCCGCAGTTGCTCGACCGCTTCGGGCTGATGGTCGAACTCGAGAACTGTTTCGACGCCTCGCAGCGAGAGCAGATCGTGAAGGCGCGCCTCGCATTCGATCTCGATCCGGACGCGTTTCGCGCACGTCATGCGAGCGCACAACGCGAGCTCGGCAACAGGATCCACGCTGCGCGGGCACGGTTGTCGGTGCTGGATTTCGACGACGCGGTTCATGCACGCGTGAGCGCGCTGTGCATCGACGCGGCCGTCGACGGCCTGCGCGCCGACCTCGTGATGCTGCGCGCGGCGCGCGCGCTCGCCGCGCTCGAGCAGGCCGATGCGGTGACGGTGTCACACGTCGAGCGTGTGGCAGACGCGGTGCTGCGGCATCGGCGTCATGCCGGTGCGCCGCCGTCGTCGGGCGCGTCGCAACCGAACGCCGAAGGCGTCGGCAGCCGCGACGGCCGAACGCCGCCGGACGCGCGCCGGCAGACCGACCTTCCACCGGGCGCGGCACTTGGCGATGCGACGGCGTCGCAAGGCGACTGGGGCTACCTGCCGCCCGAGCCGGCCGGAATGCGTGACGTGAAGGGCGTGGTGCCGCTGCCGCTAAAAAAACGCTGA
- a CDS encoding vWA domain-containing protein: MAGTVRAGTAVAWPATLAAKRGGPLHADHLRFRKRAGTPSALHCFVLDCSASMLSHDRLALAKGMIVAYFDQAARDRVETALICFGGNGAARRFGPAVPRWWNARWLEPVDGGGGTPLADGIAAAAQLLAGAARRKPDQQRWLWVLSDGRTRETPPRPAAADHVTFVDFDGAAVRIGQGRRLADAWGAQWMTAASLCPGLAG, from the coding sequence GTGGCCGGAACGGTGCGTGCCGGCACGGCCGTTGCATGGCCGGCGACGCTCGCCGCGAAGCGCGGCGGCCCGCTGCACGCCGACCATCTGCGTTTCCGCAAGCGAGCCGGCACACCGAGCGCGCTCCATTGCTTCGTGCTCGACTGTTCCGCGTCGATGCTGTCACACGATCGGCTCGCGCTCGCGAAAGGCATGATCGTCGCGTACTTCGATCAGGCCGCGCGCGACCGCGTGGAAACCGCGCTGATCTGCTTCGGCGGCAACGGAGCCGCACGGCGCTTCGGCCCGGCCGTGCCGCGCTGGTGGAACGCGCGCTGGCTCGAACCGGTGGACGGCGGCGGCGGCACGCCGCTCGCGGACGGCATCGCCGCGGCCGCGCAATTGCTCGCGGGCGCCGCACGTCGCAAGCCGGACCAGCAGCGCTGGCTATGGGTGCTGTCCGACGGTCGCACACGCGAAACGCCGCCGAGACCGGCGGCCGCCGATCACGTCACGTTCGTCGACTTCGACGGCGCGGCCGTGCGAATCGGGCAGGGCAGGCGGCTTGCCGATGCATGGGGCGCGCAATGGATGACGGCCGCGTCACTGTGCCCGGGGCTGGCCGGCTGA
- a CDS encoding YaiI/YqxD family protein translates to MQVLVDADACPAVIKDMLFRAARRAEICVTLVANQFLRTPPSPFIKALQVPAGFDVADARIVELAQAGDLVITADIPLAAAVLDKGAHALDPRGNWFSRENIEERLSTRAMMEQLRSAGIDTGGPAPFSARDGKAFASQFDRFLARHGKP, encoded by the coding sequence ATGCAAGTACTCGTCGATGCCGACGCGTGTCCCGCCGTCATCAAGGACATGCTGTTTCGCGCCGCGCGTCGTGCCGAGATCTGCGTGACGCTGGTCGCGAACCAGTTCCTGCGCACGCCGCCGTCGCCGTTCATCAAGGCGCTGCAGGTGCCGGCCGGCTTCGACGTGGCCGATGCGCGAATCGTCGAACTCGCGCAAGCCGGCGATCTCGTGATCACCGCCGACATCCCGCTGGCCGCCGCCGTCCTCGACAAGGGCGCGCATGCGCTCGACCCGCGCGGCAACTGGTTCAGCCGCGAGAACATCGAGGAACGGCTGTCGACTCGCGCGATGATGGAACAACTGCGCAGCGCGGGCATCGATACGGGCGGCCCGGCCCCGTTCAGCGCACGCGACGGCAAGGCGTTCGCATCGCAATTCGATCGGTTCCTGGCACGCCACGGCAAACCGTGA
- a CDS encoding DUF1993 domain-containing protein, giving the protein MSPTQLLVPTFTQMLRAQSAWLDKAAAHVQAEGNAPDALLTLKLAPDMYPLAAQVRFSCFQAMEPVYRLRGEPLPDALLALREAGWHADAQPGTLSDARGIIAGTIAFLGELAPDALDGGAALPIALELPNGIAFDMTGEQYVRDWALPQFHFHAIAAYAILRHHGVELGKADYVPHMLAYVRPGTIPQG; this is encoded by the coding sequence ATGTCACCGACCCAACTTCTCGTTCCGACCTTCACCCAGATGCTGCGCGCGCAATCCGCGTGGCTCGACAAGGCCGCCGCGCATGTGCAGGCCGAGGGCAACGCGCCCGATGCGTTGCTGACGCTGAAGCTCGCGCCCGATATGTACCCGCTCGCCGCCCAGGTGCGTTTTTCGTGTTTCCAGGCAATGGAACCGGTCTACCGTTTGCGCGGCGAACCGCTGCCGGACGCGCTGCTGGCGTTGCGGGAAGCCGGCTGGCATGCCGATGCGCAGCCCGGCACGCTGAGCGACGCGCGAGGGATCATCGCCGGCACGATCGCCTTTCTCGGCGAGCTCGCGCCCGACGCACTCGACGGCGGGGCCGCGCTGCCGATCGCGCTCGAACTGCCGAACGGCATTGCGTTCGACATGACGGGCGAGCAGTACGTGCGCGACTGGGCGCTGCCGCAGTTCCACTTTCATGCGATCGCCGCGTACGCGATCCTGCGCCATCACGGCGTCGAGCTCGGCAAGGCCGACTACGTGCCGCACATGCTGGCCTACGTGCGGCCCGGCACGATTCCGCAAGGTTGA